From the genome of Candidatus Angelobacter sp.:
GCTTCAAGGGACGCGAGCCCGGCTATGTCGGCAGTTGGAGCACCCCGCTCCTGGTCAGGGCGAAGGGACACGACGAACTGGTGATGAGTTTTCCGACACTGCTCGCCGCGTTCGATCCGCAAACCGGCAGACAGCTCTGGACCTGCGAAGGTCTGAGTCCTCTCGTTTATGCCTCACCGGTTTGCGCGGACGGATTGGTCGTGGCAATGGGCGGTTTTTTTGGCGGCGCGATCGCCGTGAAGCCCGGCGGCAACGGTGACGTCACCGCCGCAGAACGTGTGTGGCTCGAGGAGCGCGCAAAGAAAAACCGCTGCGGCTCCGGCGTCGTCGTGGACGGCCGGATGTTTCTGGTCAACATGGAGGGGTTTGCCGAGTGTATTGACCTGAAGACGGGGCGGCAGTCGTGGGAGGAGCGAATGCCGAAGAAGGGCGCGAAAGGCGATTCCTGGTCTTCCACCCTGCTTGCCGGCGACAGGATTTACGCGGTGAACCAATCCGGCGATGTCATTGTGCTCAAGGCCGGCCCTGCGTTTGAAGTCGTCGCCGTCAACAGCATCGGCGATGAAACGACCAATGCCTCGCTCGTGCCTTGCGACGGGGGGTTGCTGCTCCGCACGCACAAGCATCTCTGGTGCATCGGAGGCGATCGCAAAGTGGCATCCGTGCGATGATTTGCGGCGAGCAATGCCAGATGTCGGTCTCGAAAGAAAGGACTGAATGACGCTCCGAACAGGGAACGGAGAATGCGGGCCATGCGAGTTGCTCCGCAGCTCCGCCATACCTACACTCCATAACCAATCATGCTAATCGTCCATGTCCAGGTCCACGTGAAACCCGAACACGTCGAAGCTTTCAAGGCCGCGACGCTCGAAAATGCGCGCAACAGCGTCAAGGAACCGGGCATCGCGCGCTTTGATGTGGCGCAACAACAGGACGATCCGACCCGCTTCGTGCTCGTCGAAGTTTATCGCGACGCGGATGCGCCTGCGAAGCACAAAGAAACAGCCCATTACGCGAAGTGGCGCGACGCAGTCGCGCCGATGATGGCCGGGCCGCGCACGAGCGTTAAACTCGTCAACGTGTTTCCCGATGATGCGGGTTGGTGAAAGCGCGGGACCGCGAATTCTCCCGACGTTCGTGGCATTCGGGCGCAAATGGCGGCGGCCGCCTCTCTGAAATGAATCCAACCCCGCGTTTTGAGTTTGCGTCCGCAACCCGGATCATCTTTGGCGCGGGCGCGCTGAGGGAGATCAGTGCCATTGCCAGATCGTTCGGGATGTGCGCGCTCGTCGTGACCGGCAGGAGCATTGATCGCGCGCAACTTCTCCTCGACATGCTGGAGTCGGCGGGTCTCCTCCCGTCGGTGTTCCCGATCGAAGGAGAACCGGCCATCGATTCGATTGTTCGCGGAGTCCGGTGCGCCAAAGAAAAGCGGTGCGACCTCGTCATCGGCTTCGGCGGTGGCAGCGCGGTTGATGCCGGCAAAGCCATAGCCGCGTTGATGACGAATGACGGAGATGTGCTCGACTATCTGGAAGTCATCGGCCGTGGCAGGACGCTGATCAACCCACCTGCGCCCTTCATTGCGATCCCCACAACCGCCGGAACCGGCGCCGA
Proteins encoded in this window:
- a CDS encoding putative quinol monooxygenase — translated: MLIVHVQVHVKPEHVEAFKAATLENARNSVKEPGIARFDVAQQQDDPTRFVLVEVYRDADAPAKHKETAHYAKWRDAVAPMMAGPRTSVKLVNVFPDDAGW
- a CDS encoding PQQ-binding-like beta-propeller repeat protein → MKPALFVSVIALFTTTASATNWPAWRGPDADGTTRERNLPTEWSDSKNIRWKVQLPDAGNSTPIVWGDRIFLAQALEAENRRTVMCLDGATGKILWQSGVNYREKDESHEANPHCSASPVTDGARVVAYFGSAGVCCFDLEGKELWHRDLGRQQHEWGYASSPVIHGDLCFVYHGPGSGAQLLGLNKKTGETVWKFAEPPAKTAGRGDGFKGREPGYVGSWSTPLLVRAKGHDELVMSFPTLLAAFDPQTGRQLWTCEGLSPLVYASPVCADGLVVAMGGFFGGAIAVKPGGNGDVTAAERVWLEERAKKNRCGSGVVVDGRMFLVNMEGFAECIDLKTGRQSWEERMPKKGAKGDSWSSTLLAGDRIYAVNQSGDVIVLKAGPAFEVVAVNSIGDETTNASLVPCDGGLLLRTHKHLWCIGGDRKVASVR